The region CTGACCTCGATCGACGCCGTCCGCGGTCTGTTCGGCGCCAACCAGCAGGCAGGCCGTCGCGCCACCGACGCCGACGTGACGCGGTTCCGCTCCGTACGGGCCCGTCTGCGCGCCGTCTTCGAGGCGGCCGACACGGGCGACGAGACGCTCTCGGTGGACCTGCTGAACTCGCTCCTGCTGGAGTTCCCGGTGAGCCCGCAGATCTCGGGGCACGACTTCCGGGACGACGACGGCCGTCCGCTGTGGCACATGCACCTGGCCGACCATCCGTCGAACGCGACGGCGGGCTACGCGGCCATCGCCGCGATGGGCCTGGCCTTCCACCTCACCGAGTACGGGGTGGACCGGCTGGGCCTGTGCGAGGCACCGCCCTGCCGCAACGCCTACCTCGACACCTCGACGAACCGCTCCCGGCGCTACTGCTCGGACCGCTGCGCGACCCGGGCCAACGTGGCCGCCTACCGCGCCCGCAAACGGCTGGAGGCCGACCGGTCCGAGAAGACGAGCCTGGCGGCCGACACGGCCCAGCGCAGCAGCGCCAGCGGCGAACGCTGACCGGGCTTGAGCGGCCGGTACCGGAACCGCACCCGGCCCAGGATCAGCTCGTGCGGCACGGTGCCGTAGTCGGTGCTGTCGCCGCCGGCGAAGGAGTTGTCCCCGAGCACCCACCAGCCGCCCTCACGGCGCTCCGTGGCCCGCTTGACGACCAGCAGGTCCTGCTGGAACGGATGGCGCAGGACGACGATGTCCCCGGCCCTGACCCGGCCGCCGTACCGCACGACGAGAAAATCGCCGTGATACAGCGTGGGCACCATCGACGGCCCGGTCACGGCGACCCACCCGAAGAGCTTCGCGGCCCCTCCGTGCTCACTCTCACGCTCGCTCTCGCGTTCGCTTCCGTGTTCGCTCTCCTGCGACAGCTCCGGCATCGCGGCACCTCCCCGGTTCCATCCTCCACCAGTCCCAGTCTGGCCCCCTACTTTTGTCCTAAGCCCATGGGGGCACTCGCGAAAAGCCGTCTCCCAAGGAGTAATGTCCAACCTGAGAAGACGATCACGAGGAAGGAACGCTCCATGCTTTCCCGCCTGTTTGCCCCCAAGGTCAAGGTCAGCGCACACTGCGACCTGCCCTGCGGTGTGTACGACCCGGCCCAGGCCCGCATCGAGGCGGAGTCGGTGAAGGCCGTGCAGGACAAGATGGCCGCCAACGACGACCCTCACTTCCAGGCGCGCGCCACCGTCATCAAGGAGCAGCGCGCAGAGCTCGCCAAGCACCACGTGTCGGTCCTGTGGAGCGACTACTTCAAGCCCCCGCACTTCGAGAAGTACCCGGAGCTGCACCAGCTGGTCAACGACGCCCTGAAGGCCCTCTCGGCCGCCAAGGCATCCACGGACCCGGCGACGGGCCAGAAGGCGCTGGACTACATCGCCCAGATCGACAAGATCTTCTGGGAGACCAAGAAGGCTTGATCTATGGCTAGGCCGTCTGACCTGCGGTTTCGCGGGTCGCATCGCCTACCTGTCCGCACCCGGTCCGCAGGCCGCCGAGAACGGCGTCCATGACGGAGCGGGTGCGGTCTTTTTCGCCCGGCCACAAGTGCGCGTAGATCCGCAGCGTGATGACGGCGGACGCGTGGCCGAGAACGAGCTGGACCTGCTTGACGCTCGCTCCGCCGGCGATGAGGGCGGAGGCGTAGAAGTGGCGCAGGTCGTGGGTCACCACGTGCGGGTGTTCGACGGGTTTGCGGCCCTCACGCCCGGCCGCCTCGTTCTCCGCCGCCTGGAGCGCCTTGCGGGCGCAGTTCCATTCTGTCTTCCAGCGGCGGTAGTTGAGGGGCTCGCCCTCCTCCATCGTGAACAGCCACTCCTTCGAGGGCCGTGCCGCGAGGTGCGTGAGGAGCACGTCTGTAACGACCTCGCCGACCGGGACCGTACGCCGGGACTTGCCGGTCTTCGGCGGACCGATCAGGCCGGACTGGAGATGCTGACGCTCGACACGGATCGAACCGCTCTTGAAGTCGACGTCCGAGACATTCAGGCCGAGCAACTCGCCTATGCGCAAGCCTGATCCGGCCAGGACGACGATCGCCGTTCGGATGTATAGACGTGCGCTGCCGGGGCGCAGTTACTCGGAGAGCTTCTTGAAGAGGGCCTGGATGTGGCTGCGGCGCAGGGACGCCATGGCGTAGGAGCCGAGCGCGGGTATCAGGTGAACCCGCAGGGCGTTGTCGGTGATACGGGTGCCCGCCTCACCGGCGATCTGCTCGCCCTCCCACTTCGTCGCGTACTTGTCGAATGAGATCCTGGCGGCGCGCGGGTCGACGTACAGGCCGGTGACCACGCTGGCCGTGACCTCGTCAAGCCAGCGCTGGGCGTCGAGCTCGCGGTCGAAGTGGCGGGCGTGCTCCTTGCCGTCGAGGTCGCGGTAGCGGGCCGCCATTTGCCGTTGGGTTGCTTTTGAATGTTCGCCAAGTGGCTTCTCCCTTGGGTTGGCTATCGGTGGTAGCCGCCGCTCTCGATGTGCTCGGTGAGGGTGCGGGCGTCGCGCTCGTCGCCCATCAGGCGGAGGCACTGCTCGTGAATGGCTTGTGAGCTGTCGGGGTGGGTCTGAATGTGCTCAGCGATGCCGACGACAGCGTGGTGCAGGCGGTCTTCGGCCTCGCGTGTCTCGCAGTCCCGGCACCATCGCCGAGTACGAGCAACTGCTGGCCATGACCGATACGTTGCTGTCCGACCCCCGCCAATTCTTCCGCTCGTACTCGGCCGCCAAGATCGGCCGCATGATGACCGCACCAGCCCGCAGGAGCGTTCCCGCCCCATGACCGACACCACCGCCCGCGTCCACGAGCTCAACCTCTACCGCCAGTACTTCGACCTCGTCGCCGCGGGCACCAAGACAATCGAGGCGCGGGTCAAATACCCGCACTCGCCGACCTCGCCGCCGGTGACATCATCCGCTTCCGCATCAAGGGCACCGACGAAACCTGCGAGGTGTACGTCAAACAGGTCACCGAATACGCCGACTTCGAGTCTCTGCTCGACGGCGAGGGACCCTCCAATGTCAACCCACCGCCACTCGCGACCAGCAATTGACCAACATCCGCACCATCTACCAGCCCCAGAAAGAAGCCCTCGGTACCCTCGCCATCGAGATCACTCTCGCACAACGCCCTGAATTGCCAGCCCGGCCAACGGGTCACTATTATCGAGAACCAAATTAGGCCCGAACTCTAGGGCCCAGCATACGCAGGGCCCACGATCATCAGAGAACTCCCGATCGGTGACGCATCCTCCTCAGATACCGACATGCACGTATGCAGCCCAAATGTCGGGCCGGTCCGGGATAGAACGACGGAGGGTGTTGATCGCCTTGTTCAATGCTTCTGCCATATCTGCGAACGGAAGGCCACGAGCGCGAAATGCCTCTTTATAGAAACCGTACACCAGGACGGGGGTAAGCGTGTCGGATATGGGCCACAGGCTCCCAATTACATGAGGGTAGCCCGCGACATGGAAGGCTCCGGTGATGTGAACGAATTCGTCGGCGAGAGCCGCTGAGGTACTGCTCGTGCTGCAGGCCGACAGGAAGGCCAGCAGGCTCTTGTCGGTGCGCAGCGCCGCGATCTGAGTCATCGTCAGAGGGTGGGCCCGATGATCATGCAAGAGCAGCCGGCTGGACCCGGGGTTCCGAGGGTCAGTCTGTGAGTGGCAGGCAAAGTGCATCACATGCGATCCACTTATCGCTGCCAGCACCGACTCATTGACAGCCTTCTCTCCCGCCAGTGTCTGGACAGCTGCACCGAACATTCCGCGCAGCAGACGCGCTTCCACGCTAGAGCCGGGGAGTTCCACCGGATGCCCGGGAGTGAACGGCATGGCTACGACTCCGACGTGCAACGCCTCGATCGAGGGTCGAACTGGCAGATTCCGGGCGTGATGACTGAGCGAGTACAGGGTGGGAGAATACGAAGAAATGACCTGGTCCAGCACATTCTCTTGACCCTGTTCACCTCCACAAGAGCTGTAGTCACCGACAGCATGCAGAGGCAGCAACGACAGCGTCCCGGTAGGCACCCACCAGAGCCGGATCGGCGCTTCAGGCTCGGAGTGCCGATCCTCGTGGAGACGGCGGACGGTTCGCAGAACGGGCTCCGCCACATTGCGCCAACACCAAGTCATAACCTCTTTCAGTTCACTCAAAGCTCGGCCCTCCGCAGACCTGTCCGGACCCTGCAGAGACATCCGCGCACGCATGAACCGTTCCGCAGAGGCTTCCACGCGCTCTTTCGTCAGACCACCGAGCGGGACCCTGACGACCCTCCCAGCGTCGACCACGAAGGCGTCACACCCAACCTCGCTGACGTTCACCACCGCAGCCGTTCCGGGCAGAGAATCCATAATTTCGACCAGCGGTGGAAGCGTGCCGAACCCTGAAAAGCCCTCGATCCGTCGAATGCTGCTGATGACGTCCTCGAGATCTCGCTCCAAGCGGGCCCGGTGCTCTCTGTCACGAAGACCGTTGACGGCCAACCGAGCTTCCGCAAGGGAGGAAGAGGAATCCAACGCGGGATCTGTCTCCAGCCGATTCGACAACCACATCAGCCGCTCCACAAGTTTTGGATGCTCGCGACGGAGCTCGTCGAGCCGGCCACGCACCATGAGAGCCTGCGCCATGAGAATCCCTCGCCCCGACTCCAGCACCGCCAGGGCTTCCTCGTCGGTCCTGCCGGCAACTACCGCACAGGCTGCAGCCAGAGACGCCAGTCCGGCGAAATCCTGCAGCCAATGGTGGGCGTCCTGACGGACCGCCCACCGAGGCACAAGCCGAGGAAGCAGGGTCAGGGCGTAGCGCAATGCCTCAAAGGCTCCTTGGGGATCATGGGCCTCGATCCGTGCGACTCCCAGGAGGTGTGCACACTGGATTCGGCTGGAGAGCGATCCGCTCCCTTCATCCAGAATGCCCTTTAACAGAGCGCTGACCTTCGCCAGCGTCTCCGCGTTTGCCGACGGACCATCGAGCGCAAGCAGGGCTCGACAGTA is a window of Streptomyces sp. B21-083 DNA encoding:
- a CDS encoding CGNR zinc finger domain-containing protein, whose amino-acid sequence is MELAYYSDYALRLVNTEEPARGKDSLTSIDAVRGLFGANQQAGRRATDADVTRFRSVRARLRAVFEAADTGDETLSVDLLNSLLLEFPVSPQISGHDFRDDDGRPLWHMHLADHPSNATAGYAAIAAMGLAFHLTEYGVDRLGLCEAPPCRNAYLDTSTNRSRRYCSDRCATRANVAAYRARKRLEADRSEKTSLAADTAQRSSASGER
- the sodX gene encoding nickel-type superoxide dismutase maturation protease translates to MPELSQESEHGSERESERESEHGGAAKLFGWVAVTGPSMVPTLYHGDFLVVRYGGRVRAGDIVVLRHPFQQDLLVVKRATERREGGWWVLGDNSFAGGDSTDYGTVPHELILGRVRFRYRPLKPGQRSPLALLRWAVSAARLVFSDRSASSRLRAR
- the sodN gene encoding superoxide dismutase, Ni, which encodes MLSRLFAPKVKVSAHCDLPCGVYDPAQARIEAESVKAVQDKMAANDDPHFQARATVIKEQRAELAKHHVSVLWSDYFKPPHFEKYPELHQLVNDALKALSAAKASTDPATGQKALDYIAQIDKIFWETKKA